A genomic window from Prunus persica cultivar Lovell chromosome G2, Prunus_persica_NCBIv2, whole genome shotgun sequence includes:
- the LOC18787947 gene encoding copper transport protein ATX1 — translation MASQTTVLKVGMSCQGCVGAVKRVLGKLEGVESYDIDFDAQKVTVKSNLPPETVLQTVSKTGKKTAYWEAEAPAEPEAKPAEAVAAA, via the exons ATGGCGTCTCAG ACTACTGTCCTCAAGGTTGGTATGTCATGCCAAGGCTGTGTTGGTGCTGTGAAAAGGGTTCTTGGAAAACTTGAAG GTGTAGAATCATATGACATTGATTTCGACGCACAGAAAGTGACGGTGAAAAGCAATTTACCACCCGAGACAGTCCTGCAAACCGTTTCCAAAACTGGCAAGAAGACTGCCTATTGGGAAGCAGAAGCACCAGCAGAGCCCGAAGCAAAGCCTGCAGAAGCTGTGGCTGCTGCTTAG